Proteins from a genomic interval of Zingiber officinale cultivar Zhangliang chromosome 1B, Zo_v1.1, whole genome shotgun sequence:
- the LOC121969227 gene encoding uncharacterized protein LOC121969227 isoform X1, with protein sequence MDYNLAVLKLFIGELKDARPSTSPSSTSEPGCRLGFWCRDPMRVLPHRRRFRRRRVPPISRIPSSAVEHWVMRGSQLLKCPVVLVYDVEVRLKLILVNCSCNNAVTIT encoded by the exons ATGGACTACAACCTCGCAGTGTTGAAGCTCTTCATCGGCGAACTGAAAGATGCTCGGCCCTCTACCTCCCCGTCCTCAACCAGCGAGCCTGGATGCAG GCTGGGGTTTTGGTGTCGCGATCCGATGAGGGTGCTTCCTCATCGACGACGGTTCCGGCGTCGTCGGGTTCCTCCTATCAGCCGAATCCCATCCTCAGCGGTGGAACATTG GGTGATGAGAGGTTCCCAGTTGCTGAAATGTCCAGTTGTGCTGGTTTATGATGTCGAAGTCAGGTTGAAGCTGATACTTGTAAATTGCAGTTGTAATAATGCTGTTACTATAACTTAG
- the LOC121969227 gene encoding uncharacterized protein LOC121969227 isoform X2, translated as MDYNLAVLKLFIGELKDARPSTSPSSTSEPGCRLGFWCRDPMRVLPHRRRFRRRRVPPISRIPSSAVEHWVMRGSQLLKCPVVLVYDVEVRTGWALIM; from the exons ATGGACTACAACCTCGCAGTGTTGAAGCTCTTCATCGGCGAACTGAAAGATGCTCGGCCCTCTACCTCCCCGTCCTCAACCAGCGAGCCTGGATGCAG GCTGGGGTTTTGGTGTCGCGATCCGATGAGGGTGCTTCCTCATCGACGACGGTTCCGGCGTCGTCGGGTTCCTCCTATCAGCCGAATCCCATCCTCAGCGGTGGAACATTG GGTGATGAGAGGTTCCCAGTTGCTGAAATGTCCAGTTGTGCTGGTTTATGATGTCGAAGTCAG GACTGGTTGGGCATTGATCATGTAA
- the LOC121976297 gene encoding polyadenylate-binding protein 4-like: MEAVDESTAAAAAEHSPIALYVGDLSPDIGEEHLVGLFSAIGELTSVRVCKDSATGVSLGYGYVNYISIQDAISAMEKLNHTPLNGKPIRLMWSRRDPNARSSGIGNLFVKNLSSYIHNGMLYDMFSKFGTILSCKVATDENGRSKGFGFVQFDSQESANSAIQALHGSSCEGKTIYVANFVKKSERLPSPDAQFTNLYMKNLDQDITEELIKLKFSEFGKISSVSIAKDDDGNSKGFGFVNFESHDSAKRAMEAMNGLPLGTNTLYVARAQKKAERLQILRRSYEEKKSEQMRKYMASNIYVKNLDDAVDDHVLRDRFSEYGNITSAKVMLDDKGRSKGFGFVCYSCPEDANKAVNNLHGCMFHGKPLYVSIAQRKEDRRAQLQLQYAQRLSGSPAAVMPPAYTPLYYASSAVVAQVPPRDGLMYHQPFALSPGWRPNGFVAPSRPTYQAMPFPAMANTSRQHRQNRGRTNGNRLLQSGQPNAYLPQWHHANHSLNGGKDFITHQRPGQINYLPNGRPVNNASLTSPGSSSSHGTEMLSTMLAAATPQQQKQILGEHLFPLVENLKFDLAAKITGMLLEMDNSELLLLVESPESLAAKVEEAVQVLKDSQARVGAPQERMHSNYLASDVAVN; this comes from the exons ATGGAGGCCGTCGATGAGtctaccgccgccgccgccgcggaGCACAGTCCAATTGCGCTCTACGTCGGGGACCTCTCCCCCGACATCGGAGAGGAGCACCTCGTCGGGCTGTTCTCTGCCATCGGAGAACTCACGTCCGTAAGGGTCTGCAAGGATTCCGCCACCGGCGTCTCTCTCGGATACGGCTACGTCAATTACATTTCGATCCAAGATG CAATTTCTGCAATGGAGAAGTTAAACCATACTCCCCTAAATGGCAAACCAATTAGATTGATGTGGTCGCGTAGAGATCCAAACGCAAGGAGCAGTGGGATTGGTAACCTTTTTGTGAAG AACCTTAGCAGTTATATCCACAATGGTATGCTTTACGATATGTTTTCCAAGTTTGGAACAATTTTGTCTTGTAAAGTTGCCACAGATGAAAATGGAAGGAGTAAAGGATTCGGATTTGTCCAGTTTGATTCTCAAGAATCAGCAAATTCAGCCATTCAAGCCCTTCATGGCTCTTCATGCGAAGGAAAGACAAT TTATGTTGCTAACTTTGTGAAAAAGAGTGAACGATTGCCCAGCCCTGATGCTCAATTTACTAACTTATACATGAAGAACCTGGATCAGGACATAACAGAAGAACTTATTAAGCTCAAGTTCTCTGAGTTTGGCAAAATATCAAGTGTTAGCATTGCAAAAGATGATGATGGAAATTCAAAGGGGTTTGGTTTTGTTAACTTTGAAAGCCATGACAGTGCAAAAAGGGCAATGGAAGCGATGAATGGTCTCCCACTTG GAACCAACACCTTATATGTTGCAAGGGCCCAGAAAAAGGCAGAAAGGCTACAAATATTACGTCGTTCTTATGAGGAAAAGAAGAGTGAGCAAATGAGGAAATACATG GCATCAAATATCTATGTCAAAAATCTTGATGATGCTGTTGATGATCATGTATTGCGGGATCGCTTTAGTGAGTATGGCAACATAACTTCTGCAAAAGTTATGCTTGATGATAAAGGGAGAAGTAAAGGTTTTGGATTTGTATGCTACAGTTGCCCTGAAGATGCTAACAAAGCTGTGAATAACTTGCATG GATGCATGTTCCACGGGAAGCCATTGTACGTCTCAATTGCACAAAGAAAAGAGGATAGACGAGCTCAATTGCAGCTTCAATATGCTCAGCGCCTGTCTGGGTCTCCAGCTGCTGTTATGCCTCCTGCTTATACCCCTCTTTACTATGCTTCTTCAGCGGTCGTTGCACAAGTTCCTCCAAGGGATGGTCTTATGTATCATCAACCTTTTGCTCTCAGCCCTGGCTGGAGACCCAATGGATTTGTTGCCCCATCAAGACCGACTTACCAGGCAATGCCATTTCCTGCA ATGGCAAACACTTCGAGGCAACACAGACAAAATAGAGGCAGGACGAACGGGAATAGACTGCTTCAATCAGGCCAGCCAAATGCATACCTACCTCAGTGGCATCATGCAAATCATTCTTTGAATGGCGGAAAAGATTTCATAACCCACCAG AGACCTGGACAAATCAATTACTTACCAAATGGTCGTCCAGTTAACAATGCATCCTTAACTTCACCTGGCTCCTCCAGCTCGCATGGAACCGAAATGCTAAGCACCATGCTTGCCGCTGCAACTCCACAACAACAAAAGCAGATTCTTGGCGAGCATCTCTTCCCCTTAGTAGAGAACCTCAAG TTTGATCTCGCCGCCAAGATTACTGGAATGCTGTTAGAGATGGACAACAGCGAACTACTGCTGCTGGTGGAGTCACCAGAGTCACTGGCTGCCAAGGTTGAAGAAGCAGTACAAGTTCTCAAGGACTCCCAAGCCAGAGTGGGCGCTCCTCAAGAGAGGATGCACTCCAACTACTTGGCGAGTGACGTGGCTGTGAATTAA